The genomic window CGCGGGATTCAACTGCCAAGTATTTTCCCGGTGAATACCGAATTATTCCCAACGGGGTGGATTGCGACTTTTTCCGACCCAATGTTGAGCCGATTCCGGAGCTGGATAATGGCAGACCGAAGATTCTTTTTCTGGGCAGGTTTGAGCCGCGGAAAGGGCTGAAGTATCTTTTAATGGCTTTACCTGAGATTGTGCGGGAGGTGCCAGATGTCCAGTTGGTTGTTGTTGGCACCGGTCTTTTTGGTTATTCTTACAAGGACTATCTCGATAAAGAGGTGGAGAGTCATGTGCATTGGGCAGGGTTGGTACCGGGGGAGCAAAGACCGAGATATTATCGCACCTGTGATGTTTTTTGTTCCCCAGCAATCGGCTATGAGAGTTTTGGAATTGTTCTTCTTGAGGCGATGGCAACTGGACGCCCGGTTGTGGCATCAGACATTACCGGTTATCGCACGGTAATTACCTCAGGCAAGGAGGGTTTTTTAGTGCCTCCCCGAGACCCTTCAGCAATAGCCAAGGCGATTATTAAAATTCTCAAGGAGCCAGAACTGGCAAAGAGGATGGGCGAGATGGGCAGGAGGCGGGCGCTTGAATTCTCCTGGCAAAATGTGGCGCTCAAGGTCAAAGAGTTTTACGAGGAACTAATCGCCCGCTATACGGTGCCAAGGGTCCATCTGACCAATGAGCAATAACCGTAGCCAGCTTTTGCCGGTTTTGCGGATACCGGAGTTTATGATATTTTCAATATCTCAAGCCTTTTCCCTTTTTGGCGACAAACTGGACTATATGGCGCTCTTGGCAATGATTGCTTATTTTACGACCAAATTTGGCTGGGACAGTGCGAAGGCGATTTCCTATCTTTCGGTGGTGGTTGCCCTGCCGGTGGTGCTTTTTGGTCCGCTTGCCGGTGTCCTGGTTGACCGCTGGGATCGGCGCAAGGTGATGATTACCTGCGACTCCTGTCGCACCATTCTGGTTCTTTTGATCCCCTTTCTTGCCCTTTTGACCGGTCAATTCCTTATCGTTTATTTCCTTGCCTTTCTGGTGTTCCTGTTCGGACTTTTCTTCAACACCGCAAGGATGGCAATCATTCCCAATTTAGTTGGTCAGGATAAGGTTTTGGGTGCAAACTCATTCTTAAACATCATTGGCAGGCTGGCGACATTTGCCGGAATGTTACTGGGTGGTTTGATTGTTGACTGGTCAGGCTGGCACCGGCTCGGGATCAGACCTGCCTGGACCGCAGGTTTTTACATTGATGCCTTCACCTATTTTGTCTCGGTGGTTGCGCTGTTATTTATCTTCAAGAAACTGACCAACACCCGGGTAAGGACACCGGCTGGACCGGCACAGGTGGAGATGTTCATCAAAGAGCAGTCAAAGATGATTCACAGTGTCAAGGAACTGCTTCGTGTTGTCAAAGGTGAGCCGGCGGTTGTTTTTGTTTACTCATCAATCCTTTTGATGGTTATTTTAGGTGCGGCGGTGGTGGTTCTCTACGTGCCGATTATTCAGTCAAGCCGGGAATTGGGCGGTGTTGGTTTGGGCACAAAGGGGGTTGGTTATGTGGCGGCAATTGGCTCGGTCGGGCTTTTGCTTTCTTCCCTGGTCTACGGCGCATTGGGTCACCGGCTGAAAAAGCATAAGGTAATCCTATTCTCCTTTCTTTTGATGGGCTTGGTGG from candidate division WOR-3 bacterium includes these protein-coding regions:
- a CDS encoding glycosyltransferase family 4 protein, translating into MRICMVSDNYYPYIGGIAEHIHHLSKELRRQGDIVKILTTRVGGKTLACLDRVPDEDQVMRIGRGLVIRSNKSFARVPIAFRPMARVKRFFEEEKFDVIHLHGSLAPTLPLVALRVSKSINVFTFHASHDKSIGYALCRSLLLPYFRAIHGLIAVSTAARDSTAKYFPGEYRIIPNGVDCDFFRPNVEPIPELDNGRPKILFLGRFEPRKGLKYLLMALPEIVREVPDVQLVVVGTGLFGYSYKDYLDKEVESHVHWAGLVPGEQRPRYYRTCDVFCSPAIGYESFGIVLLEAMATGRPVVASDITGYRTVITSGKEGFLVPPRDPSAIAKAIIKILKEPELAKRMGEMGRRRALEFSWQNVALKVKEFYEELIARYTVPRVHLTNEQ
- a CDS encoding MFS transporter, which codes for MSNNRSQLLPVLRIPEFMIFSISQAFSLFGDKLDYMALLAMIAYFTTKFGWDSAKAISYLSVVVALPVVLFGPLAGVLVDRWDRRKVMITCDSCRTILVLLIPFLALLTGQFLIVYFLAFLVFLFGLFFNTARMAIIPNLVGQDKVLGANSFLNIIGRLATFAGMLLGGLIVDWSGWHRLGIRPAWTAGFYIDAFTYFVSVVALLFIFKKLTNTRVRTPAGPAQVEMFIKEQSKMIHSVKELLRVVKGEPAVVFVYSSILLMVILGAAVVVLYVPIIQSSRELGGVGLGTKGVGYVAAIGSVGLLLSSLVYGALGHRLKKHKVILFSFLLMGLVAAGLAASKSFAPVAPLIFIAGLALSPVYIGMDTLLHESVKEEVRGRIFSTREWLLHMLFALAALLIGQLTNFFSARKLLFGFGILVVLFSIAGFFLTRRQNIG